The nucleotide window CAGGCCATCGAGATTCGGAAGCGTCAGCTTGAAAATGACGCCTCCATCAAGAAGAACACCCGCCGTTACTGGAATGAAATCATTGCCTCACTGGAGCGCACCTGGCCCGAATTCGTGACGGCGGAACTTCGCCGCGTTACCGAGGAGCATTGCCAACGCTGGGCCGGAAAACACAAGGAGGCGATGTCGCCAACCCGCTTCAACAATTCTCTGAGCCTCATCCGCCACTTGTTCGAGATTGCAATCAAGCGAGGTGCTCGCCGCACCAATCCTGCAAACTCTCTGAAACGTGCGAAGGTGCGGACGAAAGACCTTTCAAGCCGTTTACCAGCACGCCAGAAATTTGCGGAATGGGTCAAGGAGATGCGACGGCCAAATGCGCGCTTCTCTGGCCCATGTGCTGACTTCGTTGAATTCCTCGCTTACAGCGGTGTCAGGAAAGGGGAGGCTGAGTGGATTCAATGGAAGGACTGTGACTTCGCTCGTGGCGAAATTTTGGTGAGGGGTGAACCCGAAGAAGGAACCAAAAACAGCGAATTCAGGCGAATCCCGATGATTTCTGCTTGCCGTGAACTTTTGATGCGCCTGAAAGCCAAGCGCCCCAATGTCCAGCCGACCGACGGAGTGATGAGGGTGCAGGAAGCCCAAAAAGCTATGGATCGCGCCGCTAGTGTTGTCGGAATGGAGCGCATTACTCACCACGACCTTCGCCACCTTTTCGCGACGGTTTGCATCGAGTCAGGCGTTGATATACCGACTGTCGCGAAGTGGCTTGGTCACAAGGACGGGGGAGCGCTTGCGATGAAGGTTTACGGCCACTTGCGGAACGAACACTCTCTTGCTGCGGCAACCCGCGTGTCTTTCGCTGCTTGATGGCTTCTGCCCAATTCTTGGCACTAGGGGAGGGCTTGTTGCCGTTCGTGCTCTGTGTAACTGCCTTGCTCTTTTTGACTTTCGCACCAGCTCCGACGTAGCGCCCCGCCTCTTTGAGAAGGCGGTCCACCTCGCTCTTGGGGATGAGCGTCCGTCCCAAATCCGTCACTGCCTGCACCTTCCCAGCGTAGAGCTGCCGATACGCCCAAGTGCGCTCCTTGCCAAAGACGGAGGCGAATTCAGAGGGCGTGTAGGTCACTTTTTCCATGTTGTCAGAAGTCTATCAGCAGTGTGAAATCTCGCAGCAAATTGCTTGAATTGCATCACGCCATCCTTAACATGTTCGCATGAACAGAAAAATCTACCATGTAACAAAAGGGCAAGATGGAGAGTGGAAGGGTAAAGCCGTGGGTGCGGCACGAGCCTCCGTCTCTGGTGATCGGAAAGAAGATGTAGTTCGCAGAACTGCTGAAATCGCAAAGGCTCAACCTTTGGGCCAAGTTGTGATCCACAAGGAGAACGGTGTCATCCAGAGCGAGCGCACTTATGGAGACGATCCCGGCAGATACAAGAGCTAGGAATTAGTAGCTCACTTTGAAAGTGGGTGAGTCTTCCGGCTTCGTTTTGCGCCTGTCATAGAGCCGTGTCGTCGAAATGCTGGCGTGTCCCAACCACTCCTGAACTTTGGCAATGTCAGCCTGATGGTCGAGGGCATTCGTCGCAGCCGTGGCCCGCAGCCCGTGAACACAAACTGCCTTTGGTTCAAGACCGAGTTGCCTTGCGTATTTTTTCACCACATCTTTGTAGATGCCGTGCCCCGTCAGTGCGTTCTCAAGACTGCCAGCAGGATTCTTCACTGGTCGAAAAAGCGCGTGTGTGCCGTCATCGCCATGACCAGACCGCTCCAAATACTCACTGATGAGTTGCGAGCTGTGAGGATGCACCGGTATGAACCGAATCTTGCCTCCCTTCCCATGCACGCGAAAATGAATCACCCCCCGACGTGATTGCACATCACCCACGGTCAAAGAACAGACTTCGGCGCGGCGAAGTCCATGAAAGAGCAGAATGGAGAGAATTGCACGATCTCGAATCCCTTTGAGCGTATCCGAAGGGGGAGCCTCCAAAATCGCTTTTGCTTGTTCGTCGCCAAGCGCAGGAGACTTGCCTTCGTTCGCTCCCAGATTCAGGGCGCTTCACTCCATCGGCCGGGTTGAAGGCAACCGCGTTGCGCTCGCACAGGTAATCAAACAAAGACGCCACGGCTGAAAGTTTGCGCCGCACCGTTGCCGCCTCCAAAGCCCGATTCTCAAGCTGCCGCCTCCACGCAATGAGATGTGATCGCTTCACGAGGCGAAATTCTTCCGCCTGTCGAATGCCGGCGAACGCCATGAACTCATGCACATCGTTCCGGTATGCTCGCCGAGTGTTCTCGTTTTCAATGTTCGCAAACCATTCGACTTCGGGTGGCACATCTGCCAGTGCTTGAAACTCCGCTGCCGTCAGCATCCGACTTTCGGAACCCACGACCAAACCACTTGAACCATCCTTCACATAAACCCCTCTGTATCAGCGCATTGTAGTAGTGATAAAATACATTATCAATACTTATGGGGGACGGTTGTTGCAGATGCACCGCAAATCCGTTCGAGTGGCGTTTTTACATCACTTGGCAGCCAAAATGACTATAAACTATATACTTGTGTCCGATTCTTTGTAAAACGAAGGAACGTCTTGTCGATGCGGCGAAACCGAAAACGCTCTTTGGCATTTGGAACAACAGCAGGCACGATACCAGGAATTGAACATGTCCAACCCGTTTTTCGAGCACCCAATCCTCAATTCCCCATACGAACGCCCGCAGCAGCACTGGGAGCTGGACGATTCCGGGCAGCCGACGCAAAAAATCATCGCGAACCGAAGACGAGCGGAGTTCATCACGCCGATTCCCAAACCGAAGAAGCGCAAGCGCACTGCCCAGCAAGAGATCGTCTTCGACGAGGGGAAAGGACTCTCCACCAAGCAGCAGCAATACGACGCTACATCCATCATCAACCAAGTCCGAAACCATGTGGACTCGTGGCGGCTGTTGCCCGAGCCAAGTCAATGGCAGGTAACGCCGGAAACCGCCCGGCTACTTCAACACTGGCGTCATCACAATTTCAGCGGCGTGCGCCCATTTTTCTGCCAAGTCGAGGCTGTCGAAGTTGCAATCTGGCTGACTGAGGTGGCTCCCCATTCCAAGAGCGGCAAGGCAATCCTCGACCATCTCGCCGCAGCGAACAAAGATGCGAACCCTGAGCTGATGCGCTTTGCTCTCAAACTCGCCACTGGTGCAGGAAAAACGACTGTGATGGCGATGCTCATCGCATGGCAGACCATCAACGCGGCGCGGCGACCGACGAGCAAGAATTTCACGCGGGGATTTCTAGTTTGCGCCCCAGGCTTGACCATCAAAGACCGTTTGCGTGTGCTCCAGCCGAATGATCCTGACAGCTACTACGCAAGCCGTGAACTCGTTCCGGGCGACATGCTTGACGATGTGAATCGCGCGAAAATCGTCATCACAAATTATCACGCATTCAAGCTCCGCGAGCGCATCGAGCTTTCAGCAGGAGGACGTTCTCTGCTCAAAGGCAAGAACGGCGAAGACCTCAATACAGTCGAAACCGAAGGCCAGATGATTCAGCGTGTGATGCCTGACTTGATGGGGCTGAAAAACATTATCGTCTTGGAACGACGAAGCCCATCACTGCTACCGCGAGAAGCCCAAGGACGAAGACGATGAAGACCTAAAAGGTGAGGAGAAAAAGGAAGCGGAAAAGAACAGCGAAGCTGCACGGCTTTGGATCTCCGGCCTTGAAGCTGTGAATCGGAAACTCGGCATTTCCCGCGTGATGGATTTGTCTGCTACTCCGTTTTTCCTCAGTGGTTCCGGCTACGCAGAGGGCACTTTGTTTCCCTGGACGATGAGTGACTTTTCGCTCATGGATGCCATTGAATGCGGCATCGTGAAGCTGCCCCGCGTTCCTGTCGCCGAGAACATACCAGGCGATGAAATGCCAATGTCCCGCAATCTCTGGGAAAACATTCGGAAGGACATGCCGAAAAAAGGGCGTGGCACGTCCGGAGGACTTGGACCCTCTCAAACTTCCCGACTCGACTCCAAACAGCCCTTCAAGCTCTCTACGGCCATTACGAGAAGACATTCAAGCTTTTGGCAGGACAACGGCATTCGCGTTCCACCATGCTTCATCATCGTCTGTCAGAACACGGCGATTTCAAAGTTGGTTTACGATTTTATTAGCGGCTTCCATCGCACGAACGAAGACGGCACTACAACCCTCGAAAACGGACGGCTGGCTCTCTTCCGCAATTTCGATGAGACGACCGGCAATCCCCTCCCGCGTCCGAATACATTGCTCATCGACAGCGAACAGCTTGAAGCAGGCGATGCTCTCGACGCCAATTTCCGCAGCATGGCAGAGGATGAGATTGACCGTTTTCGCCGCGAGATTACCGAGCGCACAGGAGACCAACGCAAAGCAGACAGCATTACCGACCAAGAGTTGCTTCGTGAAGTGATGAACACCGTTGGCAAACACGGCCAACTTGGCGGTTCCATTCGCTGCGTTGTCTCCGTGTCCATGCTCACCGAAGGTTGGGATGCGAACACCGTCACTCACGTTCTTGGCATCCGTGCGTTTGGCACGCAGCTTCTCTGCGAACAGGTCATCGGGCGAGCCTTGCGCCGCCAGTCCTACGACCTCAATGAAGAAGGTCTTTTCAATGTTGAATACGCCGATGTCTTCGGCATTCCATTCGACTTCACTGCGAAGCCTGTCATCTCCACTCCACAGCCGCCGCGCGAAACCATTCAGGTTAAGGCCGTCCGTCCTGAACGTGATGCGCTCGAAATCCGTTTCCCTCGCGTGGAAGGCTATCGCGTGGAACTGCCAGAGGAACGCTTGACCGCTGAATTTACCGACGACTCGATTCTTGAACTCAGCCCCGACATTGTCGGTCCGTCCGTCACGCGGAATTCCGGCATCATCGGCGAAGGTGTTGACCTCGGCCTGAAACATCTTGGCGACATGCGCCCTTCGACATTGCTCTTCCATGTCACGCAGCGCTTGCTTTACACAAAATGGCGCGACCCAGGAGAGGAACCGAAGCTTCATCTCTTTGGACAGCTCAAGCGCATCGCAAAGCAATGGCTAGACACCTGCCTTGTGTGCAAAGGCGAAACCTATCCGGCTTTGCTCATGTATCAGGAATTGGCGGATATGGCGTGCAATCGCATCACGGCAGGAATCACACGCGCTTTCGTTGGTGAGCGCCCAATCAAAGCCTTGCTTGACCCATACAACCCAGAAGGCTCCACGAGGCATGTCCGGTTCAACACATCGAAGCCGGACCGCTGGGAAACCAGCTCTTCACACTGCCATATCAACTGGATTGTTCTGGATAGTGATTGGGAAGGCGAATTCTGCCGAGTTGCGGAGGCGCACGCAAAAGTGCGGGCCTATGTGAAGAATCACAACCTCGGCCTTGAGGTGCCCTATCGCTACGGTTCCACAACACGGAAGTATCTGCCCGACTTCATCGTGCTGATTGATGATGGTCATGGTCCCGACGACCTCTTGCGTCTCATCGTTGAAATCAAAGGCTACCGGCGTGAGGATGCAAAGGAGAAAAAGAGCACGATGGAAACCTATTGGATTCCGGGCGTGAACCACCTCAAAACTTTCGGGCGTTGGGCATTCGCCGAGTTCACGGAAGTTTACCAAATCGAGTCCGACTTTGCTGCCAAAGTCGCGAGCAACTTTAACAAGATGATCGAGTCCGCCACAACCGCGACTACGACCAAGGAAAACTAGCATGGCAAAGAAACCGACTACCACCAAGTCTGTCGAAACTCTCACGCACGACGAAGCGAAGAGGAAGAACATTCCTACCGCAGAGTTTCAGTCTGTCCTCAAACAAGAGGAGCAGCATCCGGTGCGCGTTGCCTATGACAGACGCAACCGTGATCTTGATCCGCAGCTTGTCTGGCGCGGCAAGGATGAGCAGGACTGGAGCGACCTCGTTGTCCATGCGCCCCCGCTCTACATTCAGGAGAAGGTTCATCCGAAAGCTTTGATTGATGATCTGTTGCGCGAGACGAAAGAGCGTGAACACGAAGCGGGACTCACCACCGCCGACCTCTTCGCCGACTTCAACGGCATCCCGAAGGGCGCGGACAAAACCGAATTCTATGCCCACGACCAGAACTGGTCCAACCGCATGATCCTGGGCGACTCGCTCCAGGTCATGGCCAGCCTGGCCGAGCGCGAGGGCCTGCGCGGGCGCGTGCAGTGCATCTACTTCGACCCGCCCTACGGCATCAAGTTCAACAGCAACTTCCAGTGGTCCACCACCAGCCGCGACGTGAAGGACGGCAAGGCCGACCACATCACCCGCGAGCCCGAGCAGGTCAAAGCCTTCCGCGACACCTGGCGCGACGGCATCCACAGCTACCTCACCTACCTGCGGGACCGGCTCACCGTCGCCCGCGATCTCCTCACCGATTCCGGCTCCATCTTCGTGCAGATCGGCGATGAAAATGTCCACCGCGTCCGGGCGGTGATGGATGAGGTGTTTGGGGAGGACAACTTCATCTCAGTAATCGCTTTTCAGAAAACTGGAGGATTCTCCAGCAGCAATTTGGACAACGTGCTCGACTTCATTGTCTGCTACTCGAAACAGAAGGAGCGTTTCAAATTCCGGCAACTATTTGGGTCTAAAGAGAGTTCAAAGAGCGGGGTCAAGAACTACTCGACCCTCGAACTTGAACTTGGCGTCACTCGCCCGCTTTCACGCGAGGAGCTAAATGATCCGTCAACAATTCCGGCTGGTTTGCGCCATTACGGCGTTCACGCAATCACAAGTTCTGGTTCAGGAAATGAACCTCAACCATTTCATTTCAATGGGAGCCAGTGGGAGCCGAAAAAGAACGAGCACTGGAAGGCACAGTATCCAGAAGGAATGAAGCGGCTTGCTGAAGGCTGGGAGAGTCAAAGCGACGCCAAAGCGGATTGGCTACAAACGCTACTTCGATGACTTCGCGGCGTTCCAATTTCAAACCTATGGAACGACACTCGCGGAGAGATGGACATCGTTTATGTAGTTCAGACAAGCACTCGCATAGTCGAACGCTGCCTCCTCATGGCCACCGACCCCGGCGACCTCGTGCTCGACCCGACCTGCGGTTCCGGCACCACCGCCACCGTCGCCGAGCAATGGGGCCGCCGCTGGATCACGATTGACACCTCGCGCGTGGCGCTGGCGCTGGCCCGTGCCCGCATCATGGGCGCGCGTTATCCCTTTTTACCTGCTGGCCGATTCCCGCGAGGGCCAGCTCAAGGAAGCCGAAGTCACCCGCACCGCGCCGAGTTCGCAGCCCGTGCAGGGGAACATCCGCCACGGCTTCGTCTATGAGCGCGTGCCGCACATCACGCTCAAGTCCATCGCCAACAACGCGGAGATCGATGTCATCTGGGACCAGTGGCAGGCGAAGCTGGAGCCGCTGCGCGAGAAGCTGAACGCCGCGCTCAAGACGATCTGGCAGGAGTGGGAGATTCCGCGCGATGCCGACGCCAAGTGGGCGGACGCTGCGAAGAAGCTGCACGCCGACTGGTGGCAGGCGCGCATCGCCCGGCAGAAGGAGATTGACAAATCCATCGCCGCCAAGGCCGAGTTTGAATTTCTCTACGACAAGCCCTACGAAAACAAGAAGAGCGTTCGCGTTGCCGGTCCTTTCACCGTTGAAAGTCTTTCGCCTCACCGCGTCCTTGGCGTGGATGAAAATGACGAGTTGGTTGATACCCTGAAGGAAGACAGCGCCGAATACGGAGCGAAACAGTCCTTTCCCCAGATGATCCTTGAGAACCTGAAAGCCGCCGGTGTCCAGCAGGCGCACAAGGAGGACAAGATTGTCTTCACTGCCCTCAATCCTTGGCCGGGCGAACTCGTATGCGCCGAAGGCAGCTACATGGAAGGAAGCGCAGAAAAACGCGCCGCGATCTTTATTGGCCCTGAGTTTGGAACCGTGCAGCGTCAAGATCTCGTGCTTGCCGCACGAGAGGCCGGAGATGCTGATTTCGATGTTTTGATTGCCTGCGCCTTCAACTACGAAGCGCACACGACCGAGTTCAACAAGCTGGGAAGAATCCCTGTGCTGAAGGCTCGCATGAATGCCGACCTTCACATGTCCGATGACCTCAAAAACACCGGCAAGGGCAACCTCTTCGTCATCTTTGGTGAACCCGACATCACCATCCTGCCGGAGAAAGATGGGAAGGTCCGAGTGAAGGTGAACGGCGTTGACGTGTTCCATCCCAACACTGGTGAAGTTCGCAGCGACGGCGCAGACGGCATTGCTTGCTGGTTCATTGACACGGACTACAACGAAGAGAGCTTCTTCGTGCGCCACGCCTATTTCCTTGGTGCCAACGACCCCTACAACTCCCTGAAAACGACGCTGAAGGCTGAGATTGATTACGAAGCCTGGGCGACGCTGAACAGCGACACTTCACGTCCTTTCGAGAAACCAAAAAAAGGCCGCATCGCGGTGAAGGTCATCAATCACCTCGGAGACGAAGTGATGAAGGTATTCAAGGTATAGCATCATGGAATTCAGAATCGCCGACACTTTCACTGACAGCCTCGCCCGATTGACGGGCGATGAGCAGAAGGCCGTGAAGACGACGGCATTCGATTTGCAGCTCAATCCCGTCAACTCTGGCATGAGCTTTCACAAGCTCGACAAAGCAAAGGACAAGAATTTCTGGTCCGTGCGAGTCAACCGCGACATCCGCCTCATAGTTCACAAGAGCGCAGCGAATCTGCTCTTGTGCTACGTTGACCATCACGACAAAGCATATAGCTGGGCGGAACGCCGCAAGCTGGAGACGCACCCGAAGACCGGCGCGGCTCAGCTCGTGGAGATACGCGAGACGGTTCAGGACATCATCGTTCCCAACTACGTTCAGCTTGAGCTTCCCGCCGCGCCGAAAGCCCGCAAGATTCTGTTCAGCCACATTTCGGATGATGAGCTTCTTGGTTACGGTGTCCCTCCTGAATGGCTTGCCGATGTCCGCCAAGCAGATGAAGACAGTCTGCTAGCGCTGGCTGACCGTCTGCCAAGTGAAGCAGCCGAAGCGCTTCTGGAGCTGGCAACAGGCGGTAAACCCCGTGTGCCGCAGCCCGTGCCGGCCACGACAGACCCATTCGAGCATCCCGACGCGCAGCGCCGCTTCCGCGTAATGTCGAATGTGGAAGAACTGGAACGCGCCCTCGAATTTCCGTGGGACAAGTGGTCCGTCTTCCTGCATCCCGACCAACGCCAGTCCGTTGAGCGCAACTACAACGGCCCGGCCCGCGTCTCGGGCTCCGCTGGAACTGGCAAGACAATTGTCGCCGTGCATCGAGCTGTGCATCTCGCCAAGCAGAACCCAAACACCAGGGTATTGTTGACGACCTTTTCTCACATCCTCGCCAACTCGCTCCGGCTCAAACTCCGCAGGCTCATCAGCAACGAGCCTCGCCTTGCCGAAAGGCTCGAAGTCCATTCCATCAACACGATAGGAACCCGCCTCTACAAGTCGCACTTTGGTGCAGCAAATCTTGCCACCCGTGAGGACATCTCACAGTGCATCGCTGCCGCCTCGAAAGAAGTCGGCGGACACAAGTTCAGCAATCAGTTCCTTTTCACGGAATGGGAACAGATCGTGGATGCCTGGCAATTGAACTCATGGGAATCTTACCGCGACGTGACACGTCTTGGTCGCAAGACACGCCTCCCTGAAGCACAACGCGCCGTGCTCTGGCAAATCTTTGAGCGCACCCGCGCCAGCCTTTCCAGCCGCAAGCTCATCACTCATGCCGAGATGTTCACCAAACTCGCCGGAGCGATCCAGAAGGACAAGAACCCGCCATTTGAGTTTGCAGTGGTGGACGAGGCGCAGGACATCGGCATTGCCCACCTGCGGTTCCTTGCCGCCATCGGCGAGCGCCGACCGGATGCCCTGTTTTTCGCCGGTGATCTTGGGCAGCGCATCTTCCAGCAGCCCTTCTCATGGCTCGCCTTGGGCGTGGACATTCGCGGGCGCTCCCGCAACCTCCGTGTCAACTATCGCACTTCCCACCAAATTCGCACCCAGGCCGACCGGCTGCTTGGTCCCGAAGTCTCGGATGTTGATGGCAACACCGAGCAGCGCGGCGACACGGTTTCCGTGTTCAACGGCCCGCCTCCTGCCATTCAGGTCTTCAATTCCAACGAGGAGGAAATCAATGCCGTTGCCGAGTGGCTTTCAGCCCGCACCAAGGAGGGTGTCGCGCCGCACGAGTTCGGCGTGTTTGTTCGTTCCGACGCCGAAATTCCACGCGCCCGCGAGGCGGTGAAGCAGGCCGGACTTGAACACAAGATTCTGGACGAGAATGTCGAGACCACGACCGGCTTTGCTTCCATCTGCACCATGCACCTCGCCAAAGGTCTTGAGTTCCGCGCCGTGGCAGTCATGGCCTGCGACGATGAAGTTCTGCCATTACAGGAGCGCATCGAATCCGTCGCCGACGACGCCGATTTGGAGGAGGTTTACAACACCGAGCGCCATTTGCTCTATGTCGCCTGCACTCGCGCACGCGACCAGCTTCTCATTACCGGCATCGCGCCGGCTTCGGAGTTTCTTGAAGATTTGCGAGTATGATCGCTTCCTCCCATGTCCGTTAGCAGCTCCCTCAACGGGAGGAGACACAGCCTACGGCGCGAATTGACCCCGGCCCTCATTCTTGGATGTAGCCTAGATTCTTGAGTCGGTTGACGAGAGCCTGAGTGCTCACACCATATTTGCGGGCGAGACCATGCAGGAAATCATCATCCAAAAGATCGACATACTCTTCGTTCTCCAAATCCTTTTTCAGAAATTCTCTCGGCATAAGTAGTGACGCCGCGAAGAAATTGGCTTCTTGCTCTGCTTCATCTGTTCCCTGACTCGACACGTCATTTCTCAGTCGAACGCGGAATTCATGATCGACATGTAGCTGCTCCTGATCATGGAGAAGCAAATGGCCGAGTTCATGCGAAATTGTGAAGTTCTGCCGCGCTGCGGAATGGCGTGTATTGACACCGATAACAGATTGCGCTTTGTCGCGATATAGAAAGCCTGACAAGTCACCTTCGAGCGCATCGACAAAGATTCGCGCGCCTTTAGCCTTGGCTATCCGTGAAACCCCAACTGGAGCCTCAACGATATTGCTCTCAGCAAGCAAGGCTTCGACCATTGCTTCAATTCTTCTTTTACGAATTGCCATTTGATCCTCCTGTTTTGATGCCAATGCCGCTTTCAATGAACGCTAGTTCCTTGTCTCCACGCAATTGCATTCCGACCATCGCCTTCACATCGACTGGTTCTGTTGCGGCAATAGCACGCGGAAGCAATTCCAACACGTCAACCTTCAATTGCTCGACGATATCACAGAACGTATGCAGAGGAGGATGCTGCCGACCGCTTTCAATGTTGGTGAGTGAAGTGCGAGTCAGGCCGATCAGTTTGGCTAAAGCATCTTGAGAGAGCTTGTGCCGTTTACGACATTTTCGGATATTTTGTCCGAGCCTATGATAAAACATCGCTTGCTGTGGTGCATTCTTCATTTCTCATCCATGCCAGAAGGATAACTGGACTTCTCTCCAATGTCAACAGTAAAAACATGTTTGCGGTGCAAACATACAAATAAAGATTGCATCGGCAACTTTATATGCTAGAATCGTCCTCGAAATGGCAGCAGAATGCTCCAACCCAAGGAAGGAAATAATTTATGGCAGACGCCCAGATTACATGTATCACCAAAACAAATCCGCAGAGTCCCCACGAGCACATCACTCATGTTGGAAATCCGGCCGCTGGATGGAAATGGACCCGCGAAGCGGTCATTTATCAGCATTGACGACAAGACCAATACTTTTTCGTCATTGATCCTCACAATGGCAAGCGCTCAAACGTCGGTGTCGTGCGCCCGACTGGCAGGCCCGCATATTTGCGCACCCACGCAGATGGAGACTGGAACGACAATCTGCTTTCCCTCAATCAATGTCCGCTGTGATACATTTCAGAGGAACGTGTGACTGCTCAGGTCCACTCAGGGCGATTGCGAACGAGCTAACCCGACGGATTATTTGAAAATGGCTAAGGAGGTTAGCAGAAAAATCAATCCGAAGGTC belongs to Verrucomicrobiaceae bacterium and includes:
- a CDS encoding site-specific integrase — translated: MSTAPKTWFPTKYQHLYRHKSGTYYARILIGGKKTWRSLKTAVLSVAKEEWDKLIEDAANQKEVSQEGIVAERMTGAQAIEIRKRQLENDASIKKNTRRYWNEIIASLERTWPEFVTAELRRVTEEHCQRWAGKHKEAMSPTRFNNSLSLIRHLFEIAIKRGARRTNPANSLKRAKVRTKDLSSRLPARQKFAEWVKEMRRPNARFSGPCADFVEFLAYSGVRKGEAEWIQWKDCDFARGEILVRGEPEEGTKNSEFRRIPMISACRELLMRLKAKRPNVQPTDGVMRVQEAQKAMDRAASVVGMERITHHDLRHLFATVCIESGVDIPTVAKWLGHKDGGALAMKVYGHLRNEHSLAAATRVSFAA
- a CDS encoding DUF2188 domain-containing protein, whose protein sequence is MNRKIYHVTKGQDGEWKGKAVGAARASVSGDRKEDVVRRTAEIAKAQPLGQVVIHKENGVIQSERTYGDDPGRYKS
- a CDS encoding DEAD/DEAH box helicase: MEFRIADTFTDSLARLTGDEQKAVKTTAFDLQLNPVNSGMSFHKLDKAKDKNFWSVRVNRDIRLIVHKSAANLLLCYVDHHDKAYSWAERRKLETHPKTGAAQLVEIRETVQDIIVPNYVQLELPAAPKARKILFSHISDDELLGYGVPPEWLADVRQADEDSLLALADRLPSEAAEALLELATGGKPRVPQPVPATTDPFEHPDAQRRFRVMSNVEELERALEFPWDKWSVFLHPDQRQSVERNYNGPARVSGSAGTGKTIVAVHRAVHLAKQNPNTRVLLTTFSHILANSLRLKLRRLISNEPRLAERLEVHSINTIGTRLYKSHFGAANLATREDISQCIAAASKEVGGHKFSNQFLFTEWEQIVDAWQLNSWESYRDVTRLGRKTRLPEAQRAVLWQIFERTRASLSSRKLITHAEMFTKLAGAIQKDKNPPFEFAVVDEAQDIGIAHLRFLAAIGERRPDALFFAGDLGQRIFQQPFSWLALGVDIRGRSRNLRVNYRTSHQIRTQADRLLGPEVSDVDGNTEQRGDTVSVFNGPPPAIQVFNSNEEEINAVAEWLSARTKEGVAPHEFGVFVRSDAEIPRAREAVKQAGLEHKILDENVETTTGFASICTMHLAKGLEFRAVAVMACDDEVLPLQERIESVADDADLEEVYNTERHLLYVACTRARDQLLITGIAPASEFLEDLRV
- a CDS encoding ImmA/IrrE family metallo-endopeptidase — its product is MAIRKRRIEAMVEALLAESNIVEAPVGVSRIAKAKGARIFVDALEGDLSGFLYRDKAQSVIGVNTRHSAARQNFTISHELGHLLLHDQEQLHVDHEFRVRLRNDVSSQGTDEAEQEANFFAASLLMPREFLKKDLENEEYVDLLDDDFLHGLARKYGVSTQALVNRLKNLGYIQE
- a CDS encoding helix-turn-helix transcriptional regulator → MKNAPQQAMFYHRLGQNIRKCRKRHKLSQDALAKLIGLTRTSLTNIESGRQHPPLHTFCDIVEQLKVDVLELLPRAIAATEPVDVKAMVGMQLRGDKELAFIESGIGIKTGGSNGNS